A segment of the Solea solea chromosome 14, fSolSol10.1, whole genome shotgun sequence genome:
ACTTGTTGTACATGTGGGTTACACATTTAGATGAAGAGAGTGATAGTTGAGTGCTGATTTTACAGCCTGAAAAGTTTGAAGAAAaacttgaagaaaaacaaaaaaaaactgagtcaTCCCACTTACTCAAAGAGTGACCTTGTCTGGTGGCTGCATTGCATTATGATCTGTTCAGGCTGCTGCCAGTGGATCAAATACTGTCTTTGCAAACTGCCACTTCTgtgaaggattttttttgtgcagtgtTTTAAACTTTATTCAGCAGGCTGTCCACATATACAGAGCTATTTTCAGGAACCACAGCTTGTAAAATGAGGCTTAGAAGTGTAATGTTTATCAATTCTAAAAACAAATTTACTGCCAAATAAACAGTGTTTATGGTGGCTTCTCCTttatatgatgtttttttttagaggttTTCAGTTACAGTAACTGATTGAATGCAGCATGTATGACCCTACCTGACTGTGTTAATGACACAGATATGAGAGTGCAGAGGTGGCTCTGAACTGTGGGATGATGCTGAGGGAGTGTCTGCGTCACGAGCCTTTGGCAAAGATGGTGCTCACCTCTGATGATTTCTACTGCTTCTTCCATTATGTCGAGCTCTCGACCTTCGACATTGCCTCAGACGCATTTGCCTCATTCAAGGTACattgaaattatttttattctaattgCAGCATCTTCATGCAAACATACATCAATCTAATATGTTGGTCTCCACTGTTTTCTCTCAGGATCTCCTCACAAGACATAAGATTTTGTGTGCGGTTTTCCTGGAGAACAATTATGACAAGGTGAGTTTTGTCCTGTTGGTTTTGATCGTTAATTGAAAACATGCTCATGCTGTGCCTAACCTAGTTTCAAATAATCTGTCAGGTGTTTATAGCGTATGAGAAGCTCCTGCATTCTGACAACTATGTTACCAAACGACAGTCTTTGAAGGTAAAAGTTCTGCGCTGTCAAACCAAACTCCCTGATATGAGTCACAGACTTGAGTGTaactgacacttttttttcaatgatgCACTCTTTTTCAGCTCCTTGGGGAACTTCTCCTGGATAGGCACAACTTCACTGTCATGACAAAGTACATCAGTCGTGCAGAGAACTTGAAGCTGATGATGAACTTGTTAAGAGACAACAGCCGAAACATCCAATTTGAAGCCTTTCATGTCTTCAAGGTGTGCACATAACATGCAgctgagttaaaaaaaaatgatgatataCTGACAGTTATCAGTCACTGTCAaataaaggcaaacctttaggAAACACGCATTTCAGATCACATCATCTTTCTCTTTTCGCAGGTTTTTGTTGCAAATCCCAACAAGACTCAGCCTGTGCTGGACATACTGCTGAAGAACCAGGCCAAACTGGTGGACTTCCTGAGCCATTTCCAGACGGACAGATCTGAGGACGAGCAGTTCTGCGATGAGAAGAATTATCTGATTAAGCAGATCCGGGACCTGAAGAGGCCCACGGCACCGGAAGAAGCTTAAAAGCCTCAGTGATGACTGCTCCATCAGGTGGTAGATTTTAGAGGTAGTGGAGAGGGCTAAGTGCGAGTCTAAGAGACATGCTTCATTAAGATTTAAtattaacttcaaaatattggaaaaaaagtaaacttgcttcattttctgttttaagtgtggatatggaggtgATTTCTATCCAGAAACCTGAGTGGGCCAAGAACTGTTATTTAAACCATAGTGTTTCTTCTTCAGTCATAAAATGCATTTAGTCTGTTTTAGTAATGGTGAACTTTAAACTGTTACCCTTCCACATTCTTTGTTGCTGGCAGAGACCTTTAGAATGATAGAAACATCTCCCCATTCACAGCCAACACAAATTGTGAGGAAGTCTTGAATGAATTTAATTTCTTGAAACTATATTTTAGAGGTTGgcataaatatattatttttctaATCTATCTTTGTGGTAAACATTTGAAATCATGGAGTAACCTTTCTCACAGAAAACAGTGCTTAGCCTAACAAGgcacacagtttgttttgttgcctTATTTAAAGCTGGTGTATTGCACAGGGACTTAAATGATCTTTATAATATAACTTTGAGATGTTCGGTCGTTCATGCCGGTTCAGCACACGGGGGGATTGCGTAGTGCTTTGTCCTTTTGGTCAAGGTTTGAAATGATCCTGCTGTGCTGTACTGTGCTGATGATGTATTAGCTGGCACAGGAAGACACAATCTAAACCATAGAGGAATCCATTTATTGTTCTGCCTTTTTGGGCTGTGTTCACTGAGGCTTATATGACTGAAATAGACATACAGCATCAGATAATGCTGCAGGGTAGTAGCCACCCATTCAGTGCTAACATGAACAGCCAGGATATACAAATTGATGTCACTTGGAACACTCCATTTCATCTGTACATACTGACTGAGCACAGAAAGCAATAAGTcctttgaaataataatttaacaAGTACCTGATTCATGTTGTTGTAGCCATTTCTCTATTACAGTATAAGCACTGTCTAAAACAAGGAATAATACTGCAGACTACACTGAGGCGTTGTGTTAGGATGCATCATAGGTATGTTACACATACACGATATGTAATTCatgttatttgttgacatgGCAACATGTGAGACTTTGTACTAACTTGTTGTCTTTCTTTAACTTCAGAACTGAGCAGAGTGTAGGAAATGGACATTGATTTAACTGAAATTTTCTACTAAAACTAATGAGAATAAAatcctttaaaaaagaaaatagagggatgcacacacattattttgAATATCATATTCTCTTCTGATATTGTTGTAATAACACATTCTAATATTCACTGTAACATAACTGTGATGCATCAGAAAGCACTTTCCTGTCATCactttctcaaaaaaaaaaaactccacatgCACTGTTAAACCCTGAACAAGTGTGTTTTGGATGATGAGCACTGGATTCATTCCTCACATACATTACTGAACAGTTAGACTTCTTAAAAATACTTTTGTTAATAGAATTGGCTTACTTCTGCCGTTCTGTCACAGAAATGGCATATTAGAAATTTCAAGATGTGTTGTCTGAGCGCACACGCAGTTTTCTTCGTACATACCTCATGGGGTTTGAGTTCTTTCCTTCATAgacatattttatttgacattttatattcaaACTTGAACAGGGACTGCAACCTGGTTTTCACAATGGAAAACTAgatttttaaacttaaatattTCATTGGGTGGTGCCACACAAATGTTAATTCATAATGAATTGCAGTTTGGTGCCCTGAAATGAATGTTGCcttatttaaagacatttaaggGATTGTAATAATACATTATTCCACAcctcttcatttgtttttaatccaaagtcagtttaaaatgttaaaaatgcacATGATGGTGCAGTTAAGGTTTATTATCAATCTGCACCATAGTCTCCTAGTGTGACCCTGTGAGTTTAGGGCTACACTCTGCACCAGATACTCAGTCTAATGTGAATGTGGTACATTATGCAGACTGAACAGGTGTCCTGCACAGCGCACACTCATGTCTCCAGGTCGCGACAGAACGTTAGTTTCTTACAATAATCGGATGGTGATCAACATTTCATCTTCTACCCTCGTCCACGATCAAACTgtgattttacaaaaaaataatgtctGTGTTCAGCAGAAATACCCTAATGTTTCCACCGCGTGTGCAGATGTGTAGTACATTCAGACACCCTTGAAATGTGAGTTCAGACATGTTGTGCACTGTGTAAAGGACGTGCTGTACACAGACACCCCACCAGAGGGAGCAGTTGGCAACAATTTGCATCTTGCATCAATTGTACAA
Coding sequences within it:
- the cab39l1 gene encoding calcium binding protein 39, like 1; protein product: MPFPFGKSQKSPADIVRSLKENVAYMEKLDAADSKKCEKVAEEVSKNLATLKDVICGTSDKEPQTEAVAQLAQELYNTNLLIALIANLQRIDFEGKKYVVHLFSNVVRRQIGTRTPTVEYISTHPEILFMLLKGYESAEVALNCGMMLRECLRHEPLAKMVLTSDDFYCFFHYVELSTFDIASDAFASFKDLLTRHKILCAVFLENNYDKVFIAYEKLLHSDNYVTKRQSLKLLGELLLDRHNFTVMTKYISRAENLKLMMNLLRDNSRNIQFEAFHVFKVFVANPNKTQPVLDILLKNQAKLVDFLSHFQTDRSEDEQFCDEKNYLIKQIRDLKRPTAPEEA